The region CAGCGGGTGCGCGCCCAGGTGGACCGGATCGCCGGGATCCTCGCCGACGCGCGGGACGTGCTCGACGGGCTCGACGAGGACCGGGTGGCGATGGCCGGGGTGGCGTCGTGGCGCAAGCTGCTGGTCGAGCCGCGCACCGACGAGGAGACCGCGGCCGGGCTGCTGGGCAACGACCTGTGGCTGTCGCGGGTGCTCGCGCTGGAGGTCGCGGTCACCTGCCTGGCCGACGACTCGCGCAGCGGCATGGACCAGGCGGTCGACCTGGTGCAGATCAGCCTCCAGACGCGCAACGCGTTCGCCGACCACAGCACCACCCCCGACGACAAGGCCGGCGGCGCGTCGCTGAGCCGGTTCTCCGGGTTCCTGAAGCGGTCGTGGCGGGTCAACGACTGGATCTGGGGGCGGGTGGACGGCGCGACCATGCTGTGCAAGGTCGTGTTCGACCCGAAGCGGCTGTTGCGGATCGACCGGCTGACGCCGTCGGGGTCCTCGGCCGCCGAACGGGCCCGGGAACGGGTCGGGCACCTGGTCGGCAAACTGTTCGGAGAGGGGCTGCCCGCGTCGCTCCAGCCGGTCGTGGAGCGCGCGGTCGAGGAGTTGACCGCGCTGTACGGGAGTTCGGCCGGTGACCACCCGCCGACCTGCGAGGCGCTGGCCGAGCTCGCCGCGTGGGGCCTGCACGTGCGGATCATCTGCGAGGAGCTGCCGGCGCTGCGGGCGTCGATCCTGGCCGACCGCAACGAGGGCGCGGACCGGCGGTCGCGCGGCGAGCTGTTCCTGGAGGAGCAGGCGGTGCTGCTGGCGCGCCTGCCGGTGCGCACCGACGCGCAGCGGGTCGAGATCGGGATGGAGGCGCTGGCCGCGTTCGACCGGGCCGGGATCGGGCGGGAACCGCTGTCCCAGGAGGCATCCAGCGACCAGGTGATCCGGACCGCGGCGACCGCGGCGGCGGTGGCGATCACCGTGGCGGACAGCGAGAACTCCGGTCTCGGACCGGCGAAACCGCTGACCCGGACGTTGCGCGGGGCGGCGCTGCTGCCCTACTGGACGATCACCGGGCTGACCCGGGGCGGGCGGTTGGCGCAGTTCCTGGGCCTGCTCGGGTTCGCGCTGGGCGGGGCGCTGCTGGTGCTGGCGCTGTTCGACCTGCTGCCGCCGTGGGCGGTCGGCCCGGCGGCGGCGTTCGGCAGCGCCACGCTGCTGGCCGCGTTCGGGTACGCCGCGCTGCGCACCGGCACGCTGCTGCACGGCCTGGTGCTGCTCTCGCCGGTGATCCCGCTGACGGCGGTCGCGGTGGACCGGACGCGGATCGCGATGGCGTCGGGCGTGACCGAGGAGCAGGGCGTGACCGGCATGGTCGCCCTGGGCGGGGTGGTGCTGGTCGTGCTGGGGCTGCTGGTGATCGGCAGCCTGCCCGCGCCGGTCGGGACGCCGCTGGCGGTGCTGAAGAAGATCCGGCTGCGGCCGCGCCTGCTGGTGCGGATGGTGGTGGTGGCCGGGATCGTGGCCGGGATCTGGGCCGTGGTGCGCTACCGGCTCTACGACGTCGACGCGACGCTCGTCGTGATCGGCACGGCGGTGGCGATCGTGTTCGGTGCGACGGTGTCGCTGCGGCTGGGCCGGTCGTTGCAGCGGTGGCGGCAGATCGACGGCGTGTGGGACACCGAGAACGCCGAGCCGCCCGCGGCCGCGACCGCCGGGTGGGCCGCCGTGTACGGGTCGGTGCTGCTGGTGATCGGCGCGGCCGTGCAGGTGTTCACGCTGCGGTTCGTCGGCTGGGAGGCGGTGCTGGCGACGGCGCTGTCGTTCGGCCTGGTCCTGCTGCTGGTGACCACGTGGTGGGTGCCGTTGAAGGCCCGCCGGCGGATCACCCGCAACCTGGTGGAGCAGGCGTCGTTCGTCGACTTCGGCGGCAACGTGGCGGCCGGTCTGCTCAAGCGCCTCGAAGGGCACGCGATGCTGTTCCGCTTCCTGACCACCGTGGACGGCCACGGCCACCCGGTGCTCGGTCCGGCCGGCCTGCGGGTGGCCCAGCGCATCGCCCACCTGCAGGCCACCGGCGAGGACGACGACTGACCCGCCTGGCGCGGGGGACTGTCCTGACCCGGTCCCCGGAAACCTGCGGTTCTTCCGGGAACGCCACCTTCGCGGACAGCTCCAGGTTCTCGGCCCGCAGACGTTCCCACTCGCCGAGCCCGGACGTGTCGCAGGACTCGGCCGGGCGGCCTTCGGTCTGCGCCGCAGGGCTTCCTCGCCCTCTCGCCAGTACGACCTCGTACGTGAACGACCGCTTGCCCGGTCTCGTCACCAGCGGCCTCCCGCTGCCGCTCGGACAACGAACTGCGTGGATGCGACGAACCACTCCCCGGACAGTCGGAACTGGATTCCAGCCCAACTTCCGGGGAGCGGTTCCTCCCCCCGCCGCCCCCTCGCCAGGTCAGGCCGCCAGCGCCGGGCGCGCCACCGCGGGCACGCCCATCGCCCGCGCGTAGAGCGCCTCGAACTTCTCCAGCGTCGCCTCGATCGCGTGCGACCCGATCAGCTCCAGGCTCGCCGCGCCCATCCGGGCCGTCACGGTCGGGTCGGCGAGCACCGAGTGCAGG is a window of Saccharothrix espanaensis DSM 44229 DNA encoding:
- a CDS encoding patatin-like protein, with the protein product MADVPREQIRFAVVLNGGVSLAVWMGGVVLELDRLTRGDGVYADLLDLVGSTARADVITGTSAGGINGAALALSQVNGNAKLERLRDLWAEQGRMEQLLRTPFRGSPVSLLKGDEFFLPRLHEALDRLTTDFSPTPADERPVDLRITTTLLGGVPTVTHDDLGQALVQSSYQGSFSFRREPGGRDDFTADRLPTLVDRMALAARSSASFPFAFEPSYVPVGPETNNGRPNMADVASWANGADNRSRYAVDGGVLVNTPTKEALEAIDRMPAEGPVRRVMLLVFPHAKEDADAPTAPVDGKPPSTIGTGARLLSALTSQSGRTYVERIEEHNRLAASRRGGRSALLDRLAASGSVVGKLYALAATLHDHYEDIRIRHAARDVTSRQFEVPGANAAGWTFERVRASAEAAQRSYLAKWGGLPYVPNRPQPATLPEHGWPWGIGMAERLAAAAMDLLKRLVWVVSEDLSGGSRLAQARTNLYELRTGLRAARAELDGQWTTGEKQALNQEYWEGRVEAFAAGMLPAASGDSVGQRVRAQVDRIAGILADARDVLDGLDEDRVAMAGVASWRKLLVEPRTDEETAAGLLGNDLWLSRVLALEVAVTCLADDSRSGMDQAVDLVQISLQTRNAFADHSTTPDDKAGGASLSRFSGFLKRSWRVNDWIWGRVDGATMLCKVVFDPKRLLRIDRLTPSGSSAAERARERVGHLVGKLFGEGLPASLQPVVERAVEELTALYGSSAGDHPPTCEALAELAAWGLHVRIICEELPALRASILADRNEGADRRSRGELFLEEQAVLLARLPVRTDAQRVEIGMEALAAFDRAGIGREPLSQEASSDQVIRTAATAAAVAITVADSENSGLGPAKPLTRTLRGAALLPYWTITGLTRGGRLAQFLGLLGFALGGALLVLALFDLLPPWAVGPAAAFGSATLLAAFGYAALRTGTLLHGLVLLSPVIPLTAVAVDRTRIAMASGVTEEQGVTGMVALGGVVLVVLGLLVIGSLPAPVGTPLAVLKKIRLRPRLLVRMVVVAGIVAGIWAVVRYRLYDVDATLVVIGTAVAIVFGATVSLRLGRSLQRWRQIDGVWDTENAEPPAAATAGWAAVYGSVLLVIGAAVQVFTLRFVGWEAVLATALSFGLVLLLVTTWWVPLKARRRITRNLVEQASFVDFGGNVAAGLLKRLEGHAMLFRFLTTVDGHGHPVLGPAGLRVAQRIAHLQATGEDDD